The following are encoded in a window of Roseimaritima ulvae genomic DNA:
- a CDS encoding glutamate synthase subunit beta: MGKPTGFKEFDRKKVAWRLPVVRVNDYDEIYTEPRPEQLQEQGARCMDCGVPFCQSASGCPIDNLIPEWNDLVYNNRWKEASERLHQTNNFPEFTGRVCPAPCEGSCVLGITNPPVTIKNIENAIVDRAWSEGWLPPTPPLQRNGKKVAIVGSGPAGLAAADQLNSVGYDVTVYERANRIGGLLQYGIPNMKLDKGVLQRRIDKMTAEGVHFVTDANVGQNVDAKEMYEANDAMLLACGATKPRDLPIDGRELKGIYFAMEYLTANTQHKVHGDPLDSSFISAEGKDVIVIGGGDTGTDCIGTSLRHGCRSLVNFELLPQPPADRADDNPWPEWPRIFRVDYGHEEAEAKFGKDPREYQILSKEFLSDGNGNLTGIKTVQVKWTKTDEGWNMEEVAGSERDWPAQLILLAMGFLGPEQYLAKSLGIATDPRSNFEAKHGEFTTSIDGVFTAGDCRRGQSLVVWAINEGRGAARAIDTYLRGHSTLPAPGVTMGSQLVP; this comes from the coding sequence ATGGGAAAGCCCACAGGATTTAAAGAATTCGATCGCAAGAAAGTGGCTTGGCGATTGCCCGTCGTCCGCGTCAACGACTACGACGAGATCTACACCGAACCGCGGCCCGAACAGTTGCAGGAACAGGGCGCTCGCTGCATGGACTGCGGCGTGCCGTTTTGCCAGTCGGCAAGCGGTTGCCCGATCGATAACCTGATCCCCGAATGGAACGATCTGGTCTACAACAACCGCTGGAAAGAAGCCAGCGAACGATTGCACCAGACCAATAACTTCCCCGAGTTCACCGGGCGAGTCTGTCCGGCGCCCTGCGAGGGTTCCTGTGTACTGGGGATTACCAATCCGCCGGTCACGATCAAGAACATCGAAAACGCCATCGTCGATCGCGCTTGGTCCGAAGGCTGGTTGCCCCCCACGCCACCACTGCAACGCAATGGCAAGAAAGTCGCAATCGTCGGCAGCGGGCCCGCTGGCCTGGCCGCCGCCGACCAACTGAACAGCGTCGGCTATGACGTCACCGTCTACGAACGGGCGAACCGCATCGGCGGCCTGTTGCAGTACGGGATCCCCAACATGAAGCTGGACAAAGGCGTGCTGCAACGCCGCATCGACAAGATGACCGCCGAGGGTGTGCATTTTGTCACCGACGCCAACGTGGGACAAAACGTCGACGCCAAAGAGATGTACGAAGCGAACGATGCGATGCTGCTGGCCTGTGGGGCCACCAAGCCGCGCGACCTGCCGATCGACGGTCGCGAGCTAAAAGGCATCTACTTCGCCATGGAATACCTGACCGCCAACACCCAGCACAAAGTGCACGGCGATCCGCTCGACAGCAGCTTCATCAGCGCCGAAGGCAAAGACGTGATCGTGATCGGCGGCGGCGATACCGGCACCGACTGCATCGGCACCAGCTTGCGTCACGGCTGCCGCAGTTTGGTTAACTTCGAGCTGTTGCCCCAACCGCCGGCCGACCGCGCCGACGACAACCCCTGGCCCGAATGGCCGCGGATCTTCCGCGTCGACTATGGGCACGAGGAAGCCGAAGCCAAATTTGGCAAAGACCCCCGCGAATACCAAATCCTCTCCAAGGAATTCCTCAGCGACGGCAACGGCAATCTGACAGGCATCAAGACGGTGCAGGTCAAATGGACCAAGACCGACGAAGGCTGGAACATGGAAGAGGTGGCCGGCAGCGAACGCGATTGGCCCGCTCAACTGATCCTGTTGGCGATGGGCTTCTTAGGCCCCGAACAGTACCTGGCCAAGTCGCTGGGGATCGCAACCGATCCGCGCAGCAACTTCGAAGCCAAGCACGGCGAGTTTACGACCAGCATCGATGGCGTGTTCACCGCTGGTGACTGCCGCCGCGGACAAAGCCTGGTGGTGTGGGCGATCAACGAAGGCCGCGGAGCCGCACGTGCCATCGACACCTACCTGCGAGGCCACAGCACGCTGCCCGCCCCCGGCGTCACCATGGGCAGCCAGCTGGTGCCGTAG
- a CDS encoding CCA tRNA nucleotidyltransferase, protein MKNLIPRCPNSRHALNIIDALNEAGYTAYLAGGCVRDALLGKHPKDYDVATDATPEAVRKLFGHRRTLAIGASFGVINVLPPRGHDQQPVEVATFRCDGPYSDGRRPDRIHYSDPRSDALRRDFTINGLFFHPAENRVIDFVEGQRDLREHRVRAIGNAHQRFAEDRLRMLRAVRFAALLQFSLDEETAQAVQAHATEIRQVSGERIGAEMRRMLASPSAPAAMRMIVQLNLAGQIFPAGIAAVAAERFTLQWLAARPTPDVVSGLAILVACAVAQHPDASAADALAELFAGWKLSTAERDAAGEALAAFPTFLAADRLPWSVVQPRLIGRYAQAGLTLAEAYAAIDADPLQLDAADSGSGVAFCRERLAWPAEQLNPPPLLDGAKLMEQGFRPGPKFREILSTVRSAQLDDKIQTTEQALALAEEVDKKCLRSEI, encoded by the coding sequence ATGAAAAATCTGATCCCCCGCTGCCCCAATTCGCGGCACGCGCTAAATATCATCGACGCCTTGAACGAGGCCGGGTACACGGCTTACCTCGCCGGTGGGTGTGTGCGGGATGCCCTGTTGGGAAAACACCCCAAAGACTACGACGTGGCCACCGACGCAACGCCCGAAGCGGTCCGCAAACTGTTTGGCCATCGCCGCACGCTGGCCATCGGGGCGTCGTTTGGAGTCATCAACGTGCTGCCGCCGCGGGGCCACGATCAGCAGCCGGTGGAGGTTGCGACGTTTCGTTGCGATGGACCCTACAGCGACGGCCGCCGTCCGGATCGGATCCACTACAGCGACCCCCGCAGCGATGCCCTGCGACGCGACTTTACCATCAACGGCCTGTTCTTTCATCCGGCCGAAAATCGCGTGATCGATTTTGTCGAAGGCCAGCGAGACCTGCGCGAGCACCGCGTGCGAGCCATCGGCAACGCTCATCAGCGATTCGCCGAAGACCGCCTGCGAATGCTGCGTGCGGTGCGGTTTGCGGCTTTGTTGCAGTTTTCGCTGGACGAGGAAACGGCCCAAGCCGTGCAAGCTCACGCTACGGAAATCCGACAGGTCAGCGGCGAACGCATCGGCGCGGAGATGCGGCGGATGTTGGCCAGCCCCTCGGCGCCCGCGGCGATGCGGATGATCGTCCAGCTGAATCTGGCGGGGCAGATTTTCCCAGCCGGAATCGCGGCCGTCGCCGCCGAGCGGTTTACGCTGCAATGGCTCGCCGCTCGCCCCACACCTGACGTCGTCAGCGGACTGGCGATCCTGGTGGCCTGCGCGGTCGCTCAGCATCCGGACGCCTCGGCGGCCGACGCGTTGGCCGAGCTGTTCGCCGGTTGGAAGCTGTCGACGGCCGAACGCGATGCGGCGGGAGAAGCGCTAGCGGCCTTCCCCACATTCCTGGCGGCCGACCGCTTGCCCTGGTCGGTCGTCCAGCCGCGGCTGATCGGTCGCTACGCCCAAGCCGGGCTGACGCTGGCCGAAGCCTACGCGGCAATCGACGCCGATCCGTTGCAGTTGGACGCAGCCGATTCGGGCAGTGGCGTGGCGTTTTGCCGCGAGCGTCTGGCCTGGCCCGCGGAACAATTAAATCCGCCACCGTTGCTGGACGGGGCCAAGCTAATGGAACAAGGCTTCCGGCCAGGGCCGAAATTCCGAGAGATCCTGTCAACGGTCCGCAGTGCCCAGTTGGACGACAAGATTCAAACCACAGAACAAGCGTTGGCGTTAGCAGAAGAGGTCGATAAGAAATGTCTGAGATCTGAGATCTGA
- a CDS encoding NUDIX hydrolase — translation MVQRPPKITSPKPAHGRRGVVAVILREERFLVIRRSQHVTAPGKLCFPGGGIEPGETEEQTLQREMLEELAIEVDPVRLLWRSTTPWGTKLAWWLADVPPAMQPDPDPSEVEEVFWMSRLELQDAEEILPSVPQFMRAWRTGKLSLPINW, via the coding sequence ATGGTTCAGCGTCCCCCCAAGATAACGTCGCCGAAACCCGCTCATGGCCGTCGAGGCGTGGTTGCGGTGATCTTGCGAGAAGAGCGTTTTCTGGTGATCCGTCGCTCGCAACACGTCACCGCTCCGGGCAAACTTTGCTTCCCCGGAGGCGGCATCGAACCGGGGGAAACCGAAGAGCAAACGCTGCAACGCGAGATGCTCGAAGAGCTGGCCATCGAGGTCGATCCGGTGCGACTGCTGTGGCGGAGCACCACGCCCTGGGGCACCAAACTGGCGTGGTGGCTGGCCGATGTCCCGCCGGCCATGCAGCCCGACCCGGACCCCAGCGAAGTCGAAGAGGTTTTCTGGATGTCGCGCCTGGAACTGCAGGACGCCGAAGAGATCCTGCCCAGCGTGCCGCAGTTCATGCGGGCTTGGCGGACGGGCAAGCTATCGCTGCCGATCAACTGGTAG
- a CDS encoding LysR family transcriptional regulator: MQLRSLELFCSVAQQRSFSRAAETHAVTQSAVSQAVLHIEEVLGARLVDRSKRPLNLTDAGAVFHQGLRKILGDYRALEQEVRCLGSRLQGRVRVAAIYSVAASYMPEATAAFQQMHPDVEIRIEPATPTRVVELASSGEADFGLISYARGTRAVRSTHWQKEPMRLICAPEHPMATAGDVELNSLNKLPMIGFETSLKVRREIDQFFSHHGVRPNYQFEYDNLDSMIRAIQANQGIGILPEAAVRRETAAGSLRVVACPELSLQRPLGIIRRRSGKLSPAAREFAEMLLGKPIEPPRTASSSANSAAYAKPDAEGKLPRTASNGAAAKAKGNATSQANSNTHSKPKPKSKSVHIPR, translated from the coding sequence ATGCAACTGCGTTCTCTGGAACTCTTCTGCTCCGTCGCCCAGCAGCGTTCGTTCTCGCGCGCCGCGGAAACGCATGCCGTGACCCAGAGCGCCGTTAGCCAAGCGGTGCTGCACATCGAAGAGGTGCTCGGAGCGCGATTGGTCGATCGCAGCAAGCGGCCCTTGAACCTGACCGATGCCGGCGCGGTGTTCCATCAGGGTTTGCGAAAGATCCTCGGCGACTACCGGGCTTTGGAGCAGGAGGTGCGATGTTTGGGTAGCCGTTTGCAGGGGCGGGTTCGCGTGGCGGCTATTTATTCGGTGGCCGCCAGTTACATGCCCGAAGCGACGGCGGCCTTTCAGCAGATGCATCCCGACGTAGAGATCCGCATCGAGCCGGCCACGCCCACGCGAGTCGTGGAGTTAGCATCCAGCGGCGAAGCGGATTTTGGCTTGATCAGCTATGCCCGCGGCACCCGCGCGGTTCGCAGCACGCACTGGCAGAAAGAGCCCATGCGTTTGATCTGTGCTCCCGAACACCCGATGGCCACCGCCGGCGACGTGGAACTGAACTCGCTTAACAAGTTGCCGATGATCGGCTTTGAGACCTCGTTGAAGGTGCGTCGCGAGATCGATCAGTTTTTCAGTCACCACGGCGTGCGGCCCAATTACCAATTCGAATACGACAATCTGGATTCGATGATCCGCGCCATCCAGGCCAATCAAGGCATTGGGATCCTACCCGAAGCGGCGGTGCGACGAGAGACCGCCGCGGGCAGTTTGCGGGTGGTGGCTTGTCCAGAGCTGTCCTTGCAGCGGCCGCTGGGCATTATCCGTCGGCGTTCCGGCAAGCTCAGCCCTGCCGCTCGCGAATTCGCTGAAATGCTGCTCGGCAAACCGATCGAACCGCCACGTACCGCAAGCTCCTCGGCAAACAGTGCGGCTTATGCCAAACCGGATGCCGAAGGCAAACTGCCGCGGACAGCGAGCAATGGCGCAGCGGCGAAAGCAAAGGGCAACGCGACAAGCCAAGCAAACTCGAACACCCATTCCAAACCAAAACCCAAGTCCAAATCCGTTCACATCCCTAGATAA
- a CDS encoding helix-turn-helix domain-containing protein, producing MKVFTTGQVAKICKVAPRTVSKWFDSGRLKGYRIPGSQDRRIPREYLIKFLKEHGMPLGDLEDEAMAKCLIVAQDQVLIENLKRELPPEKAFKVAVAASGFEAGIQAESFSPDCIIVDFSIGKIESVQICQNLRKNVDFTDVILIALLPDDGQPMSFDRSAINETFKKPFDAHLLAERLRTLIGAKKELV from the coding sequence ATGAAGGTCTTCACGACTGGACAGGTCGCCAAGATCTGTAAAGTCGCTCCTCGAACCGTTTCCAAATGGTTCGATTCAGGGCGACTTAAAGGATACCGCATTCCAGGCTCACAAGATCGGCGTATTCCCCGCGAATACCTGATCAAGTTCCTTAAAGAGCATGGTATGCCGCTTGGTGACTTGGAAGATGAAGCGATGGCCAAGTGCTTGATCGTCGCTCAGGACCAAGTATTGATTGAAAATCTGAAGCGTGAACTGCCGCCCGAAAAAGCCTTCAAAGTCGCTGTCGCTGCCAGCGGTTTCGAAGCGGGGATTCAGGCGGAAAGCTTCAGTCCGGACTGCATCATCGTCGACTTTTCGATTGGGAAAATCGAGTCGGTGCAGATCTGCCAGAACCTACGGAAGAATGTCGATTTCACCGACGTCATCCTGATCGCTCTGTTGCCTGACGACGGTCAGCCCATGAGTTTCGATCGCAGTGCGATCAATGAGACGTTTAAGAAGCCGTTTGATGCTCACCTGTTGGCCGAGCGTCTGCGGACTCTGATCGGTGCAAAAAAAGAATTGGTGTAA
- the gltB gene encoding glutamate synthase large subunit, which produces MSQTNPKVLTHHLPPKHGLYDPSLEKDSCGVGFIAHIKGQASHQIVLDADVILQNMDHRGACGCEPNTGDGSGIMCGLPDRFLRKVAKQDLGIELPAEGHYAAGLVFLPTDQSEREHCKQTVEKLIQESGQTLLGWRDVPQDTDLADVGPTARRSEPFVEQLFVGAAEGLDDAAFERQLYLIRKQASHQLRGSETLAQALMFYICSLSTRVIIYKGMLTPAQVLPYYPDLRDKDFTTHLAMVHSRFSTNTFPSWDRAQPLRFMSHNGEINTLRGNKNWMQAREGSAASELFGDDLQKLFPVVEPHLSDSGTFDNVLEFLLMNGRTLQEAIMMMVPEAWQKHQTMPEEKRAFYEYFSSLMEPWDGPASIAFTDGKYIGATLDRNGLRPSRYYITHDDRVIMASEVGVLPVDPALVKEKGRLEPGRMFLVDFEQGRLIPDDELKLGFAKRKPYGKWLRDQRIRLADLNPDGEPHGFNPETLLPRMQAFGYTLETMSFMLRPLVEQGRDPVGSMGNDSALACLSDKPRMIYDYFKQLFAQVTNPAIDSIREEVIMSLECYIGPELNLLTATPEHCHRLLVDHPILTNEEVAALEHINYKGWHSRVIDITFDRSEGKAGLKNTLQRIAAEAEAAADEGIQIVVLSDRKISADRVPVSALLAVGAVHHHLVSQAKRTRIGLVIETGEAREVHHHCLLIGYGADAINPYLAFEALWQSHADGLLADDLTDDKVVAAYRKGVAKGMLKVMAKMGISTLQSYKGAQIFEALGLKSDVIDTCFVGTQSRIAGVDFDILAEETLRRHALGYPAAEDRKMKELPNLGEFHWRAEGEKHAWSPQAISSLQIAARTNNEDAYWKFAQTMNHDNQVRCTLRGLLDFKEGAAGPSIPLSEVQPREEIVKRFCTGAMSFGSISAESHEALAIAMNRLGGKSNTGEGGEDPVRFQTMENGDSKRSAIKQVASGRFGVTIEYLSNADEIQIKISQGAKPGEGGELPGRKVDQNIARIRYSTPGVGLISPPPHHDIYSIEDLAQLIHDLKNANPAARVSVKLVSEVGVGVIASGVAKAHADHILIAGDNGGTGASPLTSIKHAGLPWELGIAETHQVLVLNDLRSRVVLQTDGGLKTGRDVVIAALLGAEEFGFATAPLITMGCIMMRKCHLNTCPVGIATQDPELRKKFSGKPEHVVNYLFMVAEEARHIMAKLGFRTIDEMVGRSDVLHTDTAIKHWKADGLDLSAILTPAVKPHENVGVYCTQSQDHGLEKSLDVTTLIPQAQPALDHQTPVTIEAPIVNINRTVGTILSHEIAKRYGQAGLPEDTIHLKLSGSAGQSIGAFLAHGVSIELEGDANDYVGKGLSGGRIAIYPPRDASYVPEDNILVGNVCLYGATGGEAYFRGVAAERFCVRNSGARTVIEGVGQHGCEYMTGGRVVILGRTGRNFAAGMSGGIAYVWDRDGDFNLQCNLATVELERIGSAEEEAEVKEMIEKHLHYTQSTVAAKVLADWSGFLEQCVKVMPIDYKRVLEEMAKETEGEPASV; this is translated from the coding sequence ATGAGTCAGACGAACCCCAAAGTATTGACCCACCACCTTCCCCCCAAACACGGCTTATACGACCCCAGCTTGGAAAAAGATAGCTGTGGCGTGGGCTTTATCGCGCACATCAAGGGCCAAGCCAGCCATCAGATCGTGCTGGACGCGGACGTGATTCTGCAGAACATGGACCACCGCGGTGCCTGTGGTTGCGAACCCAACACGGGCGACGGTTCGGGCATCATGTGCGGGCTGCCCGACCGGTTCTTGCGCAAAGTCGCCAAGCAGGACCTGGGGATCGAGCTGCCGGCTGAAGGCCATTACGCAGCCGGCTTGGTGTTCCTGCCCACCGATCAGAGTGAACGCGAGCATTGCAAGCAGACGGTGGAAAAATTGATCCAAGAGTCCGGCCAAACCCTGCTGGGTTGGCGGGACGTGCCTCAGGACACCGATCTGGCCGACGTGGGCCCCACCGCGCGGCGCAGCGAACCGTTTGTGGAACAGCTATTCGTGGGCGCCGCCGAAGGACTCGATGACGCCGCCTTCGAACGCCAACTGTACCTGATTCGCAAGCAGGCCAGCCACCAACTGCGGGGCTCGGAAACCCTGGCCCAGGCGTTGATGTTCTACATCTGTTCGCTCAGCACGCGGGTCATCATCTACAAGGGCATGCTGACGCCCGCCCAGGTGCTGCCCTACTATCCCGACCTTCGCGACAAGGATTTCACCACGCACCTGGCGATGGTCCACAGCCGGTTCTCGACCAACACCTTCCCCTCCTGGGACCGCGCTCAACCGCTGCGGTTTATGAGCCACAACGGCGAAATCAATACGCTCCGCGGCAACAAGAACTGGATGCAAGCCCGCGAAGGGTCGGCGGCCAGCGAATTGTTCGGCGATGACTTGCAGAAGCTGTTCCCGGTTGTCGAGCCGCACCTGAGCGATTCCGGCACGTTCGACAACGTGTTGGAGTTCCTGCTGATGAACGGCCGCACGCTGCAGGAAGCGATCATGATGATGGTCCCCGAAGCGTGGCAGAAGCACCAAACCATGCCCGAAGAGAAGCGTGCATTCTACGAATACTTCTCGTCGCTGATGGAACCCTGGGACGGTCCCGCCTCGATCGCCTTTACCGACGGTAAATACATCGGCGCCACCCTGGACCGCAACGGTCTGCGGCCCAGTCGTTATTACATCACCCACGACGATCGCGTGATCATGGCCAGCGAAGTCGGCGTGTTGCCGGTCGACCCGGCGTTGGTCAAAGAAAAGGGACGGCTGGAACCGGGCCGCATGTTCCTGGTCGATTTCGAACAGGGCCGCTTGATCCCCGACGATGAACTGAAATTGGGTTTTGCCAAACGCAAACCCTACGGCAAATGGCTCCGCGACCAACGTATCCGCTTGGCGGATCTAAACCCGGACGGCGAACCGCACGGCTTTAATCCCGAGACCCTGCTGCCTCGGATGCAAGCGTTTGGTTATACGCTGGAAACGATGTCCTTCATGTTGCGGCCGCTGGTCGAACAGGGCCGTGACCCGGTCGGTTCGATGGGCAACGACAGCGCACTGGCGTGTCTGAGCGACAAGCCGCGGATGATCTACGACTACTTCAAGCAGTTGTTCGCCCAGGTTACCAACCCGGCGATCGACTCGATCCGCGAAGAAGTCATCATGTCGCTGGAATGTTACATCGGTCCCGAACTGAACCTGCTGACCGCCACCCCGGAACATTGTCATCGCCTGCTGGTCGATCATCCGATCCTGACCAACGAAGAAGTCGCTGCGTTGGAGCACATCAACTACAAAGGTTGGCACAGCCGCGTGATCGATATCACCTTCGATCGCAGTGAAGGCAAAGCGGGACTGAAGAACACTCTGCAGCGGATCGCGGCGGAAGCGGAAGCGGCGGCCGATGAGGGCATCCAGATCGTGGTCCTGTCCGACCGCAAAATCTCCGCCGACCGCGTCCCGGTCAGCGCGTTGTTGGCCGTTGGTGCGGTCCATCATCACTTGGTCAGCCAAGCCAAACGGACCCGGATCGGGCTGGTGATCGAAACTGGCGAGGCTCGCGAAGTCCATCACCACTGCTTGCTGATCGGCTACGGCGCCGACGCGATCAATCCCTACCTGGCCTTCGAAGCCCTCTGGCAATCGCACGCCGATGGCCTGCTGGCCGACGATTTGACCGATGACAAAGTCGTTGCGGCGTATCGCAAAGGCGTCGCCAAGGGAATGCTGAAAGTGATGGCCAAGATGGGCATCAGTACCCTGCAGAGCTACAAAGGCGCCCAGATCTTCGAAGCCTTGGGCTTGAAGAGCGACGTCATCGACACCTGTTTTGTCGGCACCCAAAGCCGGATCGCGGGCGTGGACTTCGACATCCTGGCCGAAGAAACCCTGCGGCGTCACGCTCTGGGCTACCCCGCGGCGGAAGACCGCAAGATGAAGGAATTGCCCAACCTGGGTGAATTCCACTGGCGTGCGGAAGGTGAAAAACACGCCTGGAGCCCGCAAGCGATCTCCAGCCTGCAGATCGCGGCCCGGACCAACAACGAGGACGCGTACTGGAAATTCGCCCAGACCATGAACCACGACAACCAGGTGCGTTGCACGCTGCGTGGTTTGTTGGACTTCAAAGAAGGCGCGGCCGGCCCCTCGATTCCGCTCAGCGAAGTCCAACCGCGTGAAGAAATCGTTAAACGCTTCTGCACCGGTGCGATGAGTTTTGGCAGTATCAGTGCTGAATCGCATGAGGCGTTGGCGATTGCCATGAACCGCTTGGGCGGCAAAAGCAACACCGGCGAAGGCGGTGAAGATCCGGTTCGTTTCCAAACCATGGAAAACGGCGACAGCAAACGTTCGGCGATCAAACAGGTGGCCAGCGGTCGCTTTGGCGTGACCATTGAATACCTGTCCAACGCCGATGAGATCCAGATCAAAATTTCGCAGGGTGCCAAGCCCGGTGAGGGTGGGGAATTGCCCGGCCGCAAGGTCGATCAAAACATCGCCCGCATCCGCTACAGCACCCCCGGTGTCGGCTTGATCAGCCCTCCGCCGCATCACGACATCTATTCGATCGAGGACTTGGCGCAGCTGATCCACGACTTGAAAAACGCCAACCCGGCGGCTCGGGTGAGCGTCAAACTGGTCAGTGAAGTCGGCGTGGGCGTGATCGCCTCGGGCGTCGCCAAGGCGCACGCCGATCATATCCTGATCGCCGGCGACAACGGCGGCACCGGAGCCTCGCCGCTGACCAGCATCAAACACGCGGGTCTGCCCTGGGAATTGGGAATCGCCGAAACCCACCAAGTGCTGGTGCTGAACGATCTTCGCAGCCGCGTCGTCCTGCAGACCGACGGCGGCTTGAAGACCGGCCGCGACGTGGTCATCGCCGCCCTGTTGGGTGCGGAGGAATTCGGTTTCGCGACCGCTCCGCTGATCACCATGGGCTGCATCATGATGCGTAAGTGTCACCTCAACACTTGCCCGGTGGGGATCGCCACCCAAGACCCGGAACTGCGTAAGAAGTTCAGCGGCAAACCCGAACATGTGGTCAACTACTTGTTCATGGTTGCCGAAGAAGCCCGTCACATCATGGCCAAACTGGGCTTCCGCACGATCGACGAAATGGTGGGACGTTCCGACGTGTTGCATACCGACACGGCGATTAAACACTGGAAAGCCGATGGACTGGATCTGTCGGCAATCCTTACCCCGGCTGTTAAACCACACGAAAATGTGGGCGTGTACTGCACTCAATCGCAGGACCACGGCTTGGAAAAATCGTTGGACGTGACCACCCTGATCCCGCAGGCGCAGCCCGCCCTGGATCACCAAACGCCGGTCACCATCGAAGCTCCGATCGTCAACATTAACCGCACCGTCGGCACGATCCTCAGCCATGAAATCGCCAAGCGTTATGGTCAAGCCGGACTGCCCGAAGACACCATCCACTTGAAGCTCTCCGGCTCAGCCGGTCAGAGCATCGGCGCCTTCCTGGCACACGGTGTATCGATCGAACTGGAAGGCGACGCCAATGATTACGTCGGCAAGGGACTGTCCGGTGGCCGGATCGCCATCTACCCGCCGCGCGATGCCAGCTATGTGCCCGAAGACAACATCCTGGTCGGCAACGTGTGCCTATACGGGGCCACCGGAGGCGAAGCCTATTTCCGCGGCGTCGCCGCCGAACGCTTCTGCGTCCGCAACAGTGGCGCGAGGACGGTGATCGAAGGCGTCGGCCAACACGGTTGTGAATACATGACCGGTGGTCGCGTGGTCATCCTGGGACGCACCGGACGCAACTTTGCGGCCGGCATGTCCGGCGGTATCGCTTATGTCTGGGACCGCGATGGTGACTTCAACCTGCAGTGCAACCTGGCCACCGTCGAACTGGAACGCATCGGTTCGGCCGAAGAAGAGGCGGAAGTCAAAGAGATGATCGAAAAACACCTGCACTACACCCAAAGCACGGTGGCCGCGAAGGTGCTGGCGGACTGGTCCGGCTTCCTGGAACAATGCGTCAAAGTCATGCCGATCGACTACAAGCGCGTGCTCGAGGAAATGGCCAAAGAAACCGAAGGCGAACCCGCTTCGGTCTAA